In the genome of Pempheris klunzingeri isolate RE-2024b chromosome 3, fPemKlu1.hap1, whole genome shotgun sequence, one region contains:
- the LOC139198655 gene encoding LOW QUALITY PROTEIN: son of sevenless homolog 1-like (The sequence of the model RefSeq protein was modified relative to this genomic sequence to represent the inferred CDS: deleted 1 base in 1 codon): MQAAQLQYDFFNEENAPKWRGLLVPSLEKVLNQVHPNLVSQQEALQYIEELILLLLSMLCQAQPRSVQDVEERVQKSFPHPIDKWAIADAQAAIEKRKRRNPLALPVDKIHPLLKEVLGYKVDHQVSVYMVAVLEYISADILKLAGNYVRNIRHYEISQQDITVAMCADKVLMDMFHQDEDDISGFPLTDEEPSANEEQSYYELVRSFMSDGRQYLRQLNLLIKVFREPFTSSAMLYSQHDVDSIFSRIVDIHEVTVKLLGLIEDTVEMTDDSSPHPLVGSCFEDLAEELAFDPYETYAQDILRPGFHEHFLSQVSKPGAAFHLQSICEGFKEAVQYVLPRLLLTPVYHCLHLFEILKQLEEKSEEEEDKECLKQAITALLNLQSSMERICSRSLAKRRLSESACRFYSHQMKGKHLAIKKMNEIQKNIDGWEGKDIGQCCNEFIMEGTLTRVGAKHERHIFLFDGLMICCKSNHGPPRLPGASSTAEYRLKEKFFMRKVQINDKDDKEGEYRHAFEIILKDGNSVVFAAKSAEEKNGWMAALISLQYRSTLERMLDSAMLQEEKEEQMRLPGAELYRFAEPDSEENVVFEENVQSKSGIPIIKAGTVLKLIERLTFHMYADPNFVRTFLTTYRSFCKPQELLDLLMERFEIPEPRPSEADQTEGGEQPLSAELKRFRKEFVQPVQLRVLNVCRHWVEHHFYDFERDAHLLRRLEEFIASVRGKAMRKWVESITKIIQRKKQVQVSVPSHSITFQNSPPPIEWHICKPGNTEQFDLMTLHPIEIGRQLTLLESDFYRAVQPSELVGSVWTKEDKEIHSPNLLRMIRHTTNLTLWLEKCIVETENLEERVAVVSRIIEILQVFQELNNFNGVLEVVSAMNSSPVYRLDHTFEQIPSRQRKILEEAHELSEDHYKKYLAKLRSINPPCVPFFGIYLTNILKTEEGNPDFLRRHGKDLINFSKRRKVAEITGEIQQYQNQPYCLRVEADIRKFFENLNPMEDLSEKDFADHLFNKSLEIEPRNARSLPRFVKKYTCPLKSPGIRPTSARPGTMRHPTPLQNEPRKISYSRIPDSEAEGGAVSAPNSPRTPLTPPPASAASSSTDVGSVFDSPQGPSSPFHSRSSSVSSMVSFSRGSEDVPVPPPVPPRRRPESAPAESSPSKIMSKLDSPPAVPPRQPTCKLLPPRYSSSLSSSSPPDSPPSLPPREPLSSPLHLLPPPQGRPRCDLLPQAFFPSTTSPPPSISSAPTASSPPPPPPPTPVTPTPASRKMPLPSPPLPLLPLDGPPVPPRHGVPKLPPKTYKRESLSHAPLLDMPPAL, translated from the exons gagCGTGTGCAGAAGAGTTTCCCTCACCCGATCGATAAGTGGGCGATCGCTGACGCTCAGGCTGCCAttgagaagaggaagaggaggaacccGCTGGCTCTACCTGTCGACAAGATCCACCCGCTGCTCAAG GAGGTGCTGGGCTACAAGGTGGACCACCAGGTGTCGGTGTACATGGTGGCCGTCCTGGAGTACATCTCCGCAGACATCCTTAAGCTCGCTGGGAACTACGTCAGGAACATCCGCCACTACGAGATCTCCCAGCAGGACATCACTGTGGCCATGTGTGCCGACAAg GTGCTGATGGATATGTTCCACCAGGACGAGGATGACATCAGCGGGTTCCCGCTGACAGATGAGGAGCCGTCGGCCAATGAGGAGCAGAGTTACTACGAGCTGGTGAGGAGCTTCATGTCGGACGGCCGTCAGTACCTGAGACAGCTCAACCTGCTCATCAAGGTGTTCAGGGAGCCGTTTACCTCCAGCGCCATGCTGTACTCCCAGCAC gaTGTGGACAGCATCTTCAGTCGTATCGTCGACATCCACGAGGTGACGGTGAAGCTGTTGGGTCTGATCGAGGACACGGTGGAGATGACCGACGACAGCAGCCCTCATCCTCTGGTGGGGAGTTGCTTCGAGGACCTGGCCGAg GAGTTGGCCTTTGACCCCTATGAGACGTACGCTCAGGACATCCTGCGCCCTGGTTTCCATGAACACTTCCTGAGTCAGGTGTCCAAACCAGGAGCCGCCTTCCACCTGCAG tCCATCTGTGAAGGCTTTAAAGAGGCCGTTCAGTACGTTCTGCCCAGACTGCTGCTCACACCTGTTTACCACTGCCTGCACCTGTTTGAGATCCTCAAG caactggaggagaagagtgaggaggaggaggataaagaGTGTCTGAAACAGGCCATCACAGCCCTGCTCAACCTGCAGAGCAGCATGGAGAGGATCTGCTCCAGGAGTCTCGCCAAGAGGAGGCTCAG CGAGTCGGCGTGTCGTTTCTACAGCCATCAGATGAAGGGGAAGCACCTGGCCATCAAGAAGATGAACGAGATCCAGAAGAACATTGACGGCTGGGAGGGCAAGGACATTGGCCAGTGCTGTAACGAGTTCATCATGGAGGGCACGCTGACCCGAGTGGGCGCCAAACATGAGCGACACATCTTCCTATTTGACGGCCTTATGATCTGCTGCAAGTCCAACCATGGCCCTCCGCGGCTGCCTGGCGCCAGCTCCACTGCCGAGTACCGGCTGAAAGAAAAATTCTTCATGCGCAAAGTCCAGATCAATGACAAGGACGACAAGGAGGGCGAGTACCGCCACGCCTTCGAGATCATCCTTAAGGACGGGAACAGCGTGGTGTTTGCCGCCAAGTCTGCTGAGGAGAAAAATGGCTGGATGGCGGCACTGATCTCACTGCAATACCGCAGCACGCTGGAGCGCATGTTGGACTCGGCcatgctgcaggaggagaaggaggagcagaTGAGGTTGCCGGGTGCCGAGCTGTACCGTTTCGCTGAGCCGGACTCCGAGGAGAATGTTGTGTTCGAGGAGAACGTCCAGTCCAAGTCTGGAATCCCCATCATCAAAGCTGGGACGGTCCTGAAACTGATCGAGAGGCTCACCTTCCACATGTACGCAG ATCCAAACTTTGTACGGACCTTTCTGACCACCTACAGGTCGTTCTGTAAacctcaggagctgctggacctGCTCATGGAGAG GTTTGAGATCCCGGAGCCGAGGCCGAGCGAGGCGGATCAGACGGAGGGTGGAGAGCAGCCGCTCAGCGCTGAACTCAAACGTTTCCGCAAAGAGTTCGTTCAGCCAGTCCAGCTCAG AGTTCTGAATGTGTGTCGTCACTGGGTGGAGCATCACTTCTACGACTTTGAGAGGGACGCTCACCTGCTGAGACGCCTGGAGGAGTTTATTGCCTCCGTCAGAg GTAAGGCGATGAGGAAGTGGGTGGAGTCCATCACTAAGATCATCCAGAGGAAGAAGCAGGTCCAGGTGAGCGTGCCCAGTCACAGCATCACCTTCCAGAACTCTCCGCCTCCAATCGAGTGGCACATCTGTAAACcaggaaacacagagcagtTTGACCTGATGACGCTGCACCCCATTGAGATTGGACGCCAGCTCACGCTGCTCGAGTCCGACTTCTACAG GGCGGTGCAGCCGTCGGAGCTGGTCGGCAGCGTCTGGACCAAAGAGGACAAAGAGATTCACTCCCCCAACCTACTGAGGATGATCCGGCACACCACCAACCTCACGCTGTGGTTGGAGAA atgtatCGTAGAAACGGAGAACCTGGAGGAGCGGGTTGCTGTGGTGTCGCGGATCATTGAGATCCTGCAGGTGTTTCAGGAGCTCAACAACTTTAATGGGGTCCTGGAGGTGGTCAGCGCTATGAACTCATCTCCGGTCTACAGACTGGACCACACCTTTGAG CAAATTCCGAGTCGTCAGAGGAAAATCCTGGAGGAGGCTCACGAGCTGAGTGAAGATCACTACAAGAAGTATTTGGCCAAGCTGCGCTCCATCAACCCCCCCTGTGTGCCCTTCTTTG gaatCTACCTGACCAACATCCTGAAGACGGAGGAGGGAAACCCAGACTTCCTGCGGCGCCACGGCAAAGATCTGATCAACTTCAGCAAGAGGAGGAAAGTGGCTGAAATCACAGGAGAAATCCAGCAGTACCAGAACCAGCCGTACTGCCTGAGGGTGGAGGCCGACATCAGG AAGTTCTTTGAGAACCTCAACCCGATGGAGGACCTGTCCGAGAAGGATTTTGCCGACCACCTGTTCAACAAGTCGCTGGAGATCGAACCTCGGAATGCCCGGTCGCTGCCTCGATTT GTCAAGAAGTACACTTGCCCTCTGAAGTCTCCGGGGATCCGACCGACCTCAGCGAGGCCTGGCACCATGCGACACCCAACGCCGCTGCAGAACGAGCCCAGGAAGATCAGCTACAGCCGCATCCCTGACAGCGAGGCTGAGGGGGGGGCCGTCTCTGCCCCCAACTCCCCTCGCACCCCCCTGACTCCTCCCCCTGCGTCCGCCGCTTCCAGCTCCACAGATGTAGGCAGCGTATTCGACTCGCCGCAGGGTCCCAGCAGCCCCTTCCACTCCA ggtcttcctctgtctcctccatgGTCAGTTTCAGTCGTGGTTCTGAGGATGTTCCAGTTCCTCCTCCGGTTCCCCCCCGCAGACGTCCAGAGTCGGCTCCTGCGGAGTCGTCTCCCTCTAAG atAATGTCGAAGTTGGACAGTCCACCTGCCGTCCCTCCTCGCCAGCCCACCTGTAAGCTCCTCCCTCCTCGTTACTCCTCGTCACTGTCGTCGTCATCTCCCCCTGAcagtcccccctccctcccccctcggGAGCCTCTCAGCTCccctctgcacctcctcccCCCGCCTCAGGGCCGCCCCCGCTGTGACCTGTTGCCTCAGGCCTTCttcccctccaccacctccccccccccctccatcagCTCTGCCCCCACCGcgtcctccccccccccccct cctccccccacccccgtCACCCCCACACCTGCTTCCAGGAAGATGCCCCTCCCCTCCCCGCCCCTCCCCCTTCTGCCTTTGGATGGCCCCCCAGTGCCCCCTCGACACGGTGTCCCCAAACTCCCCCCGAAGACCTACAAGAGGGAATCTCTGAGCCACGCCCCCCTGCTGGACATGCCCCCCGCACTCTGA